One stretch of Arachis hypogaea cultivar Tifrunner chromosome 20, arahy.Tifrunner.gnm2.J5K5, whole genome shotgun sequence DNA includes these proteins:
- the LOC112782860 gene encoding protein LATERAL BRANCHING OXIDOREDUCTASE 1 isoform X1: protein MGDLGEFDSSFIQALEHRPKPNATEAQGIPLIDLSPISCHEDVETNSETDPASIEELVKQVGSACKNWGFFQVINHGVPLDRRQRIEAAAREFFAQSLEEKRKVRRDEVKIMGYYDREHTKNVRDWKEVFDFGVEDPTLVAASTDPDDDSVAYWTNQWPEYPPKFRETCEEYTRDVGKLIMKLMELIALSLGLKAKRFHEYFKDQTSTIRLNYYPPCPSPELALGVGRHRDNGVLTVLSQDEVGGLQVKRRTDGEWIGVKPTPGAFIINVGDIMQVWTNEAYRSAEHRVVVNSVKERLSIPFFLNPAHYTEVKPLEELIDEEHPPKYRPYVWGKFQVIRKRSNFIKLNVENIQIDDFRIAH from the exons ATGGGTGACTTGGGAGAGTTTGATTCATCATTCATTCAGGCCTTAGAACACAGGCCAAAACCCAATGCTACTGAAGCACAAGGGATACCCTTGATTGATCTGTCACCCATTAGTTGCCATGAAGATGTTGAAACAAACTCAGAAACTGACCCTGCTTCCATTGAGGAGCTTGTCAAACAGGTTGGAAGTGCCTGCAAGAACTGGGGTTTCTTCCAGGTGATCAATCATGGGGTGCCTCTTGATAGGCGCCAGAGGATCGAAGCGGCGGCGAGGGAGTTCTTTGCGCAGAGTTTGGAGGAGAAGAGGAAGGTGAGGAGGGATGAGGTGAAGATAATGGGATACTATGATAGAGAACACACAAAGAATGTTAGGGATTGGAAGGAAGTGTTTGATTTTGGTGTTGAGGATCCAACTTTGGTTGCAGCCTCAACTGATCCTGATGATGATAGTGTTGCTTATTGGACTAATCAGTGGCCTGAATACCCACCCAAGTTCag GGAAACTTGCGAAGAATACACTAGGGATGTTGGCAAGTTGATAATGAAGTTGATGGAGCTTATAGCACTAAGCCTAGGCTTGAAAGCAAAGAGGTTCCATGAATATTTCAAAGATCAAACAAGTACCATTCGACTCAACTACTACCCACCATGCCCTTCCCCTGAACTCGCTCTTGGGGTTGGACGCCACAGGGACAATGGAGTCTTAACAGTGCTATCTCAAGATGAAGTTGGAGGTCTTCAAGTTAAGCGACGAACAGATGGAGAGTGGATTGGAGTGAAGCCCACACCAGGTGCCTTTATCATCAATGTTGGTGACATAATGCAG GTGTGGACCAATGAGGCTTACAGAAGTGCAGAGCACAGGGTGGTAGTGAATTCTGTGAAGGAGAGGCTTTCAATTCCATTCTTCCTCAACCCAGCTCACTACACTGAGGTGAAACCACTTGAGGAGCTCATAGATGAGGAACACCCTCCCAAGTATAGGCCATATGTTTGGGGCAAATTTCAAGTTATTAGAAAGCGCAGTAACTTCATCAAACTCAATGTTGAAAACATCCAAATTGATGATTTCAGGATAGCACATTAA
- the LOC112782860 gene encoding protein LATERAL BRANCHING OXIDOREDUCTASE 1 isoform X2, with translation MGDLGEFDSSFIQALEHRPKPNATEAQGIPLIDLSPISCHEDVETNSETDPASIEELVKQVGSACKNWGFFQVINHGVPLDRRQRIEAAAREFFAQSLEEKRKVRRDEVKIMGYYDREHTKNVRDWKEVFDFGVEDPTLVAASTDPDDDSVAYWTNQWPEYPPKFRETCEEYTRDVGKLIMKLMELIALSLGLKAKRFHEYFKDQTSTIRLNYYPPCPSPELALGVGRHRDNGVLTVLSQDEVGGLQVKRRTDGEWIGVKPTPGAFIINVGDIMQVTHSCEVSRLCVRVRWVPDYLICKFSS, from the exons ATGGGTGACTTGGGAGAGTTTGATTCATCATTCATTCAGGCCTTAGAACACAGGCCAAAACCCAATGCTACTGAAGCACAAGGGATACCCTTGATTGATCTGTCACCCATTAGTTGCCATGAAGATGTTGAAACAAACTCAGAAACTGACCCTGCTTCCATTGAGGAGCTTGTCAAACAGGTTGGAAGTGCCTGCAAGAACTGGGGTTTCTTCCAGGTGATCAATCATGGGGTGCCTCTTGATAGGCGCCAGAGGATCGAAGCGGCGGCGAGGGAGTTCTTTGCGCAGAGTTTGGAGGAGAAGAGGAAGGTGAGGAGGGATGAGGTGAAGATAATGGGATACTATGATAGAGAACACACAAAGAATGTTAGGGATTGGAAGGAAGTGTTTGATTTTGGTGTTGAGGATCCAACTTTGGTTGCAGCCTCAACTGATCCTGATGATGATAGTGTTGCTTATTGGACTAATCAGTGGCCTGAATACCCACCCAAGTTCag GGAAACTTGCGAAGAATACACTAGGGATGTTGGCAAGTTGATAATGAAGTTGATGGAGCTTATAGCACTAAGCCTAGGCTTGAAAGCAAAGAGGTTCCATGAATATTTCAAAGATCAAACAAGTACCATTCGACTCAACTACTACCCACCATGCCCTTCCCCTGAACTCGCTCTTGGGGTTGGACGCCACAGGGACAATGGAGTCTTAACAGTGCTATCTCAAGATGAAGTTGGAGGTCTTCAAGTTAAGCGACGAACAGATGGAGAGTGGATTGGAGTGAAGCCCACACCAGGTGCCTTTATCATCAATGTTGGTGACATAATGCAGGTAACACACTCATGTGAAGTGTCTCGTCTCTGTGTCCGTGTCCGTTGGGTTCCCGATTATCTGATATGCAAGTTCTCTTCTTAA